ATTACTGAACATAAAAAAAGTGAAGAATCAATTATAGAGCAATATCATTTCCTACAGTATCTAATTAATACCATACCTTATCCTGTGTTTTATAAAGACATAAATTATGCTTATATTGGTTGTAACAAGGCATTTGAAGATTTTATAGGACTTTCAAAGGATGAGATTATTGGGAAAACTGTTTATGAAGTAACTACGAAAGAACTGGCAGATAAATATCACAAAAAGGATAAAGAACTCTTTGAAAATCCGGGTTCACAGTCATATGAGGCACCAGTTCAGTATGCTGATCATTCACGGCACATTGTGCTATTTAAAAAGACAACATTTAATGATAACCAGAGCAACATTGCAGGTCTTATTGGGGTTATGGTTGATATAACGCAACGTAAACTGGCTGAAAATGCGTTAAGGGAAAGTGAAGAAAAGTTCAGAGTGTTAGCCGACAATGCTCCAGTATCCATTATTGTTTATCAGGATAACAAAACTTTATATGCCAATGAGTATGCGGTTAAAATAAGTGAATACAGTAAAGAAGAGCTTTATGCAATGAATTTCTGGGATGGTTTCCATCCTGATGACCAAAAAATGTTAAAGGATCTGGGGCAGGCCAGATTACATGGAGAAAAAGTTCCTAATACCTATGAAGTTAAATATGTTACTAAATCTGGCAATGTACGTTATCTTGTTATTTCGGCAGGAAACATCATTTACGGGGGCAAACCCGCAGTTTTAGCTATTTTAATAGATGTAACTGAGGATAAAAAAGTGGAATTTAAGCTTAGGCGGAGTGAAGAGCGTCTGATGATGGGTATGGACATGGCCAAACTGGTTTACTGGGAATATGATACTGAAAGTGACATGTTCACCTTCGATGACCAGTTCTACTCACTCTACGGTACAAGTGCACAACTCCAGGGAGGTAACAAGATGTCCTCCCAGGAATATGCCACCCGATTCGTTCCTCCTGAAGAACGCACCCTGGTGGGAGAAGAAGTTGCCAAGGCTTTGGAAACTGATGATCCTGATTTTTCCAGCACACTCCAACACAGCATAATACGGGCTGATGGAGAAAAAAGATTTATAATAGTGCGTATAAGAATCGCAATGGATGAAAATGGGCGGAAAATAGGAACTAGGGGTGTTAATCAGGACATCACTGAACTGGTACTGGCAGAAGAGAAGCTAGCGAGATCTGAAAGTAAATACAAGGCAATATTTGATAATATTAAAAGTGCAGTGGCTGTTTATACTGCAATTGATAACGGTTCCGACTTTGTATTCAAAGATTTCAACCATGCTGCAGAAAAAATGGAAGAAATTAAGAGGGAAGATGTTATTGGAAGAACAGTTAGCGAAGTTTTCCCTGCAGTTGTGGAATTCGGGCTTTTAGAAGTCTTTCAGAGGGTTTGGAAAACTGGAAAAGGAGAAAAAAAGCCAGTTTCTATTTACGAGGATGAAAGAGTAAGTGGATGGAGGGAAAACTATGTTTATAAACTTCCATCAGGGGATATAGTTGCTGTTTATGATGATCTGACTGAAATAAAACAGTATGAAGAGGAACTTGAGCAAAACCAGAATCGTTTGAGAAGTTTGGTAAGGATACTTCAGTACCGATCAGAATCTGTACAGGACTTCCTGGATTATGCTCTTGAAGAGGCCCTGAAGCTAACTGAAAGTAAGTTAGGATATATCTATTACTACCATGAAGATAGGAAAGAATTTATTCTGAATACATGGTCAAAGGAGGTTATGGGTGAGTGTACCCTTACTGATAAACAGTCAGTTTATGAACTGGATAAGACTGGTATATGGGGTGAAGCAGTCCGTCAAAAGAGGCCAATCATTATAAATGATTTTAAAGTTCCCCATCCACTTAAAAAGGGTTATCCTAAGGGTCATGCACCTCTTTATAAATTCATGACCATCCCGGTTATTAGCGGTGATGAAATTGTTGCTGTAGTGGGAGTGGCCAACAAAGAGACTAACTACACAGAAACAGATGTTCTACAACTTGAACTTTTAATGGATGCAGTATGGAAGGTTTTGGATAGTCAACGGGCTGAAGAAGCTTTGAAAAAATCTGAAACCAGGTATAGGGCTATTTTTGAAAACACAGGGACTGCCACTGCAATCAGTGAAGATAACATGATTTTATCCCTTGTAAATGAAGAATTCGCCAATCTCACCGGATTTTCAAAGAAGAAAATCGAAAACAAAATGACCTGGACTGACTTTTTTGCAGAAGAAGAGTTACCTCGAATGAATGAATATCACAGGCTCCGCAGAATCAATCCCAATGCCGCTCCCCGAACTTATGAGAGTATTTTGAAGGATAGATGGGGAAATACAAAAGACGTGTATATGAGCGTTACCATGTTGCCGGATACTAAAAAAAGTCTAGTTTCCGTCCTGGACATAACTGAAAAGAAACAGTCACGTATTGAACTGAAGAGGGAGTTAAAAATTAACCAATCTCTTGCTAACATATACGTACCTCTGATTTCACCAGATACAACCATTCAGGATGTTTCTATTTCTATTTTAAAAGAGTCTTTAACACTAACTGCAAGTGAACATGGTTTTGTGGCCACAATTGACCCTGAAAACCAGGATCTGATAAATCAAACACTCACCCGAATGATGCCCCAGTGTGAAGTTTATGATGATGGCAAAATCCCGGAAGAAATAAGATTCCCCATTGGTCCTGATGGAATCTACCCCGGACTATGGGGGTACTGTTTAAACACAAAAAAATCTTTCTTTACCAATGATGCCGTAAATCATCCCTCGTCAAAGGGCGCACCAGATGGACATATAAATATAGAAAGATTTTTGGCGGTTCCAGTGATTGTGGGTGAAAAACTTGTGGGACAGTTAGCTCTGGCAAATCCAGACCGAGATTACACTGATAAAGATGTAAACTCCATTGAAAGAATTGCAGAGTTCTTTGCTTTAGCTATCCAGCGCAAAGATTATGAAGAGCGAATTAGCAAATCTCTTGATGAGAAAGATTTACTGCTCAGGGAGATCCACCATCGAGTGAAGAACAACATGCAGATAATATCCAGCATTTTAAACCTCCAGTCATTTGCAGTAAAGGATCCTAAACTGTTGGATATTTTAAAACAGAATCAAAACCGCATCAAATCAATGGCAATGATTCACGAAAAACTTTACCAGTCCAAAAATTTAGTGGAAATCGATTTCAGTGAATATCTGGAAAGTTTAACTGCAGACATCTTTTACACCTATTCAATTAGAACCGCGGAAATAGATATTGATTTGGATATAGACAAAAAAATCATGCTCAATATTGAAACTGCAATACCCTGTGGGTTAATCTACAGTGAATTACTTTCCAACAGCATAAAACATGCTTTTCCCAATGATCAGGGGGGGAAGATAATAGTAGAATTCAAGAGAAGTGATGATGAGTTAATGCTCAGGGTAAGTGATAATGGTGTGGGTTTGCCAGAGGAAATTGATTTCCAGAAAACCGAAACTTTGGGACTTCAATTAATCAATAATCTGGTTAAACAGATAGATGGGGCCATAAAACTTGATAAAACCCATGGCACATCGTTCAAGGTCAAATTCAAGGAACTTCAATACAAAGATAGAATGCAATATGATTAACGATTTTTATTATATGATAAAAAGACTAAATATGATAAAAAGACTAAATACCAGTAATTTTAAAATAAATAATTCAGAGGTTGTAATGAAATCACAATAACCTCGAATAAAAAACCAATCGAATAATAGTTAAAATCTTTAAATTTTGATTCCATGCCTCATAAAATAGTTATATACCATACAGAGCAGTGCGATCCAAAGAAGTGCACCACTCGTAAACTGGCCCGGCAGAGACAGATCAGGATGGTCAGCCGTCTTAACCAGATACCACGAGGGGCTTTAGTACTGGACCCATTCTCCCCAAAGTCAGTGTCACCTGAAGACCATGATTTAGTAGTTGAAAAAGGTATTGTGGGGCTTGATTGCTCATGGAAACGGATTGACAAGTCAGCCGCAATGTTCAGGGGTGCTGCAACCCATCGTTCCCTTCCTTTCCTGGTGGCTGCCAATCCCACCAACTATGGTAAGCCATGTATTCTGTCCACTGCTGAGGCTGTGGCAGCAACCTTATATATAGTGGGGCTTAAAGATAATGCTATTCAGATTATGTCCCACTTCAAGTGGGGACCTCATTTTCTGGAGCTCAATTATGAGCTCTTAGAGGCTTATTCCCAGGCTCGCAGTAGCAGGGAAGTTGTAGATATTCAGAATGAATTCATAGGAGGCTAAATAATGGCTAGATTCGAAGAAGCAGAAAATAGAATATTCAAGATTAAGATTTGTCTCAAATGTAACGCTCGAAACCCACCAACTGCCAAGACCTGTCGTAAGTGTGGATACAAGGGCTTGAGATACAAAGCCAAAGAACCAAGAGGATAAAATACTCCTCATCCCCCCATTCCATTTAATATTTGCGTGAGAATTTGGGGAAAATCCATTTTTTTTATTTATTTTTCATTAATTGGGTATATATCCACACACTGAGTAAAATAACCATGTTTAAATACAGTTTTCAGTGATGATACAATTTAGGATTTTTATAATTTTTAACATGTTTATAGGGCGTGATCTTGATGAAAGTTGAAGAATATTTAAAGGAATCCTTGAAGAAGGGGAAAGTTCACTTAACCCTTCTTGATCCAGAGGAACAGAACCCTCAAAAGGCCCTGGAGATCGCTATAGAAGCGGTTGCAGGTGGCACAGATGGTATTATGCTGGGCGGATCCACCACTGATTCTCAGGATCTGGATGAAACTGCAAAAATACTCCAGGAAAACCTGGATGTTCCCATCATACTCTTCCCAGGTAACACCACGGGGGTAAGTGGCTATGCCGATGCCATATTATTCATGAGTCTCTTGAACTCCAACAATCCCTACTGGATTATCGGCGCCCAAGCACTGGGCGCACCAAAAGTTAAAAAAACAGGAATTGAAACCATCCCCATGGGATACGTAATTGTTCAACCTGGTGGAACAGCAGGATGGGTAGGAGATGCCAAACTCATCCCCCGAAACAAACCCGACATTGCCACGGCTTATGCCATGGCAGCAGAGTTTATGGGAATGAGGTTCTTCTATTTAGAGGCAGGCTCCGGTGCAGAACAGATAATTCCTGGTGAGATGATTCAGAAGGTTAAAATGTTCACCAACCACGTGGTAATCGTTGGTGGAGGTATCCGAACCGGTGATGATGCAAAAAGGGTGGCTCAAGCTGGTGCAGATATTATAGTAACCGGAACAGTGGTTGAGAACACATCCAACATACGGGAAAAAATAGCGGAGATTGTGGAAGGGATCAAATCCATTTAAACTAAATCCATTTAAACATTATTTCCCAATTTTTTTCCTTAATTTTTCATTAGAAGCCCTAATTTACAAGAATTAGATTCAAATCACCATAGAATTTCTTCACCATCGAATTTTTATTAATAATTTATAATTCCTATTTTTTATCATAATCAGATTGGATATTCAAACTAGATACTAAAACTAGATACTAATTGATGATTTAGTTAGAAGTTATAGGAGCAATTTGAGTAGAGCTGTTTTTGTTTTTCTAAATGTTTAAATTAGAAAAATTATAATCTGAATAAGATTATACCATACATTATATGAAGAGGTGAAACTATGTGTGATTCAAATGGATACGATTTCATAGCGGATAAGTTAAAAGAAAATTTGGGCCTTGAAAAATCTCCAGTAGCCATAAAATTCGTTTTAAGAGAAAAAGATATTCCTGAAGGTGTCCAAAAAGTTGATGAAGCATTAAGACATTGTGAACTGGTGCAGAAAGCGAGTCAGGGGGATGTTTTCTATGCTACAGCCGAGGAACAAAAATGTAAGGGAGGGGCAGCTGCTCTGGGTCTTATGGAGACTCCTGAGAAGATCAAAACCGGGGAATTCTACTATGAATTAGGACGATTTTCTGGTTTAGGATCAGCCAAAAAGACCATGGAATCAATACCTAAAATCGATCCCATAATGTATGCTCTGGTATATGCTCCACTGGGGAAGGCTGATTTCGATCCAGATGTTATAGTGCTCATAGTCAACCCTGCTCAGGCCATGAAGCTTTCACAAGCCTTGGTTTATACCATGGGTGGTAGAGTGGAAGTGGACTTTGCAGGAATCCAGTCAATCTGTGCCGATGCAGTTGCAGGACCATTCACACGCCGCCAGCCCAACATTACCCTGGGATGCTCTGGATCCAGAGGATATGCGGGTATAAAAGATGAAGAGGTTATTGTAGGTCTCACCGGGGAAAATATTGGTTGTGTGGTCAATGCATTGGAAAATATGAGCTGAATCATTTAAACCATTTTTTATATACATTTTTTTTAGAATGATTTTCCGTGGATCTATGTCTCTTATTATGAAACTATTGATGGATCATATTAGGGAACTATTGACGGATCATTTTTTTTAACATCTTTAAAACATTAAGATAATCATCATATCGGTTGATATTCACCAGTTCCAACTCATTTTGCTCTGGTATGGCGTATAATGACACTCCATCAGATACCATCCTCCTGAGTATGGGATTCAAATTATCTTCCTCATCCTGAAGATAATGTTTTAAGAGTGAGGAGTGGCAGGCAAAGGGCATGCCCAGTCCAAGGGCATTATCCAGGTATCCTGTTTTACCACGGGATAGAATTGAAATTGTGTTTTCTCCTTCAGGACTATTCAAAAGATGGTTCATCAGGTTCTGCATGGTTTTTTTGGTAACAGTGGGCTGATCTCCCGCCAGACACAAACAATAATCATATTTAGAATTAACCACGCCATTTAGGAGAGTCTGGGATAATTCCACATCCACCTCAGGGTTTTCAATGATGCGGAGGCGGGAGTCCTGTATATCATTCAATGCAGGATATAACTCCTCCATAAAATGCCCCAGAACAACTATGCACTCATTTAAATCTGTTTGGAGTGCTTTTTTAACGGTGAAATTAATGATAGGATCTGCATTGATTTCAAGAAGCAGTTTGTGACGTATTTCCATTCCTTTATTTTGAAGGTCTTCCCTCATTCGCCTGTTTTTACCTGCTGCAGTTATAATACATGATACTCCTTTCATGGGTAATCCTCCTCTAAAAAAAAAGAAACCTCCCTTTAAAAAAAGAAATAATGGGGGGCTGGCTCGTCAACCGAGCCTAACTACCTGAGAATGAATCACCAGTCCTGCTCCACTTCCATCAGTCCACATAACAAGTTTTATGGGGTAATCATGGTTGTTATAGACTTTAACTCCCACTGTGGGGCTGGTGTCATAGGCTATGGCCAGTTCATCCCATCTAATTCCACTGGGTAATGGTAAGCCTGCGGATGTAGTTGCTCCCCGGAGTGATCTGGCTGCGGGGCATACTCCGTGGACTGCTGATCCGCCAGTGGCGTTGGGGTCGGGGCAGGGCTCAAAGCCAATGTTTTCTTTCCCATTGGATCCAGTTTTTGGCGGTATTATGGTGCCGTTCCATGCCCTGGCAAATGACATAGCATTGTAAGCCCGGGCTGAATCCCCATATTCGGGGTAGGATCCCAGAGCTTCAGTATAACTTGAGGTCACATTTTCACTGTGGGGTCCCATATAGGCCATAACTGGCGAACCAGCAGGATAGTTTTTCATATAGGTTACCACAGACTCTCCGAAAAAGGTTTTTATTTGATTTGGTGTGACCTGGTTTCGGCCATCATTGAATCTGGTGAGTGAATAATCAAGGTATATATAATCACCCTCCGTGGATTTGTTGTACCATTTCTTAAAGGTAGTTATGCTAACGTATTCATTGGGAATGGTGTCGTTTTTAATATCAGATTCAGCCACTGTTTTCACCAGTTCACCACTTTTACCACCATTCCTGATCTCCACACCATCCTTGGTCTTGACACCCACAGTGTATCCGGTTTTGTATCCCCATACAAATGTTTGAGGTGCGTTAACCACCAGTTGCTGGCCCTGAACACTTAAATAGCCGGGGCCTTCAAATCCCTGGGCTACTCCTTGGGCGGAAATATTGCCGTTGGCAAGTTGGGATAGAGGAGTTTCCAGTGATCCAGTTAAAAGTCCATTAATAATCGGCAGGTACTTTTCTTCCTCAAATAGATTCTTTAAATATTCAAAATTAAATAACACTGGCACTTTCCTTATTTTAGCATCATCAACCACTTTCATACCAGAAACTACAGTATCTCCAATGGACATTGCAGTGATTTCTTCTGGCTTTTGCGGAGGAAAATAGCCTTCAATGGTGTCACCAACATAAGAAAAACTGATTATCAATATTATCAAAACACCAAAGGCCAGTATCGGATTTAACAAAGATCTGCGCATTTTCTAATCCTCCAAATAAATAGATATTTTTTTTTATTTTGCCGAAATGGCCTCCTTTAAACTTTCCGTAATTTCTATGATCTTACGCTGTCCATTGCCACCGATGAATACATTAGGATACCTTTCTGAGCACTTGAGTGCGAATTTGACCACATCCTCCACATTACTCAGGTTATGGATTGTTCCCGGGTATTTTTCTTCTTCCAGGATCTTTCGAACATCATCTCGAGTGTCATCAAGTCCAGGAAAAATGGCAATGATCTTTGAATTGGTCTTTGAAGCTTCTCTGAAAATCTCCAAACGGCATATTTCACCTTTACGTGGAGTTCCAAGGATTATAACTTGGAATTCAGCTTCATTAAGCACTGCTGCAGTAGCATCAGCATTATCAGTTTTACCCACCACTATCCTGGAATGGGGAAGATCAATAATAGTAGCCCTCCCTGGTAAAACACTGAATTCCTTAAGGGCAGTTTCAATGGTTTCATCAGATATTCCAACTATTTTGGCAGTTTTTGACGCTGCAGCTGCATTTTCGCGATTGAAATCTCCGAACAAGTTCAATTTATAGGGAATCTTGCTAAAAAAATGAGTTTCCGTTGCTTTATCACTTAACTGTCCTAACTTTTCAGTGGTATAGTTTAAAACAACCTTTTTGCACTCCACAAATTCTCCCAGGGACTGTAGGTAGTTTTCAAGGGATTGGTGAAATTCAAGGTGATCCCTACCAACATTAGTCACCACAACTAGGTCAAAGTCAAAGGTATAATTACAAAAATCAAGAGTCATATCACAGACTTCTACCAAAAGAATGTCATAATTATCAGATGAAGCTTCTAAAATGACTTCAGTATAACCCTTAAAACCTCCCCCTGCATTTCCACCAATGAGAACTTTCATACCTGCCCTTTGCAGAATGCTGGCAATCATCATGGTGGTGGTTGTTTTACCATTGGTACCAGTGACACCTATAGTAAATAGGGAACGATGAGAAGTTATAACATCAGATAAAAGTTTTTTGTCAGATTTTAATTTTTGAAAAACAGGTTTATTCCATAATCCTGGGCTTAAAACAAGTGCATCCGTTTTTTCTATTTTTCCAAAATCATGAAATCCCAGATCTACATCCAGGCCCTCATCGGGATTTAATTCAATATTAAGACTAATGTCTGAAGCATAAACTTTATAACCGTGATTAAGAAGAGATTCAACGGCATTAATGCCTTCCACGCCCAGCCCAACCACAGAAACATCCATTTTAACAACCATTACCCGATTTTCTAAAAGGGCATCATTTATAGTATGCCTAAAAATAAGTTGATACTTTACATATATAACTATAACTCAAATACCCTCCTTCCCTTTTGAATAATTATTTCAAGGGAGTATAAGACTATTTAAGGTTGGATAGGCATTTTTAATGGAATAATAGTTATTTTAAATCTTCAATTTTCTAAAATAATCATTTTAAAACAGGATAATAATTAGGGGTGCTCTGTTTTAAGGATGTGTATCTATCTGCATGTATCTTGATTTATACTAAAATTTTAATGTAATATATCCCATAACCATATAACAGTATCAAAACTATAATTTCAAACAGTCATTGAGGAAAAATCAAAGTAAAGATTATCCTTAATATATTTTATAAAGGTTATTGATCGATTTAATGGATAGATATCGCTGGTTATAAGCCGGTATCAGAGTATTAGGTGTCCCTCATGAACACAATGAAAGACCTCTCTAAGGAAATTGTAAAACGCATTGAAAACATAGCCCAACCTGTAAAGATAATGCATGTCTGCGGATCACACGAACACACCATAATGCAGCATGGTATAAGAACCCTGTTACCTCCAGAGGTGGAAGTGGTGGCAGGGCCGGGATGCCCAGTATGCTGCGTACCTGCACGTGAAGTGGAAGAATGCCTCCAACTGGCCAAACAGGGAGTAACTATTGCAACCTTCGGGGATATGTTAAGGGTCCCGGGTGGATCAGGATCCCTGGCTGAGGCAAAGGCAGAAGGCGCGGATGTAAGGATAGTTTATGGGGTAAATAACGCAGTGGAACTAGCTCAAAAGATTGATAATGAAGTGGTTTTTATGGCTGCTGGATTTGAAACCACGGCACCAACCACCGCTGCAGAAATAGTTGCAGGTCCACCAGAAAACTTCTCAGTTCTGTCCTGTCATAGAATGATACCTCCAGCACTCCAGTTTTTGATAGAATCCGGAGAAGTGAATCTCAACGCTCTCATAGAACCGGGCCATGTTTCCACCATCATCGGAAACCGTCCCTATGATATTTTCTCAGAAAAATATGGAATCCCGCAAGTGGTTACCGGTTTCAACCCGATGGACGTGCTAATAGCAGTGTACCTGATTTTAAAACAGCTTCATGAAGGTAAAGCACTGGTTCAAAATGAATATAAACGAGCAGTCCGTGAAGAAGGAAATTTAAAAGCCCAGAAACTTCTTGAAGAAGTGTTCTACATAACCACCAGGGAATGGAGGGGTTTCCCACCGATACCTGACTCAGTTATGGAGATCAAAGATGAATTCAGTGATGTGAATGCCAGGGAGAAGTTTGATATTGAAGTGGGCAGTATCCCTGAAGTAGTCTCTGGTTGTATTTGTGGAGCCATACTCCGGGGAGTGGCCCGTCCTGAAGACTGCAAACTCTTCCGCAAGGAATGTAACCCCACCAATCCTATAGGGGCCTGTATGGTTAGTAAAGAAGGAACCTGCAACATAGCTCATCGATACGGTTCATTTTAATTTAATCAATCCATGAATCAATGGAACCCGGGATTGCTTGCTTGATTCTGGGCGTTCCCCTAATATATCAATGGATGATTTCAAGTAAATTGGGTAATGAATTAATAAAAACTGGTGAATGATTTGATCAAAGCAGTAGCAGTAGATGTTGATGGAACCATAACCGATGGTAAACGAAGATTATGTTGCAGTGCCATGGAATCAATACGTGCTGCAGAAGAATGTGGCATACCAGTCATCATTGTTACAGGTAACATCCTCCCAGTTACCAAAACCCTTTCCATATTCATCGGAACTTCCGGGGGTCTGGTAGCTGAAAACGGAGGAGTTATAGAATCATCCAAGGGTAGGATGGTGCTGGGAGATATTCGAAAGTGCAAAGAGGCCTATGAATTTTTAAAAACTAAACATCCCATTGAAAAGGTGGACTTTTCAGATCAGAGAATTTCAGAAATTGCATTTTACAGAACCATTCCCGTGAATTTGATTAAAGATACCCTTAAAGATTTTGATGTGAGAATATACGATACCAACTTTGCACTGCACATCACTGATCCGGCAGTGGACAAGGGCACATCACTGGTTCATGTGGCTGGTGATATGGGTATCCTGCCCGAGGAAATCCTGGCAGTGGGAGACAGTGAAAATGACCTGGAATTTTTAAAAGTTGCCGGGTTAAAGGTAGCAGTGGCCAATGCAGCCCCTGAACTAAAAGCTATTGCAGATTATGTAACTCAAAAACCATATGGAGATGGAGTTAAAGAGGCGTTAGAGAGGTTTTTATCATGATGAACGATTTAGCTAACCAGGCACTGGATCATGCCCTTAAAGGTGCTGATCAGGCAGAAATATACGTTGAAATCACAGAGAGTGTGGATGCCACCATCCAGAATGATCAGGTGGATTTTGCCAAGGAATCATACTCCCTGGGCATGGGCATCCGGGTTATCTGTGACAATAAAATGGGTTTTGCATACACCACCCAAACTGAAAAAATAACCGAAACAGTAGCCAGAGCGATTTCCAATGCCCAGGCCAACCTTGTTGACGAAAACTTTGCA
Above is a genomic segment from Methanobacterium sp. containing:
- a CDS encoding PAS domain S-box protein; the protein is MAKEKILLVEDDGIEAMDIKRTLESLDYEVPYVASDGEEAIHKALEITPDLILMDIVLKGEIDGIDAASKIKELLIPVIYLTAHSEDVTIQRAKLTEPYGYIIKPYGSSELKYAIELALYKNKMEKKLRVSEKRYKFIVEAANEGIWSVDDDFNIIYVNQKMVQILGYTVEEMMGKPVTTFMFEEDISVHEKRIKKSFEGFSESYEQRFKHKNGREVSTLTAATALRDLNGKFNGSFCMFTDITHRKKVEKQLKDSQRQLNDIINSSPILQFVIDKNHRVLYWNQALASYSEISPEEIIGTDQHWKAFYSGKRPCLADLILDEDMVTIDNWYSGKYKESEHLKGAFEVEDFFPSLGETGKWLRFTAAPLKDSEGEIMGALETLEDITDRKQAENAVSNGKKRLENILQSMGEAFVNVDKEWKYTFVNDMALKLMGKTREELMGKTLWEVFPDTVGTKFDQEYHKVMDERIPSYFEFYYESYDKWLEISAYPLEDGISIFYNDITEHKKSEESIIEQYHFLQYLINTIPYPVFYKDINYAYIGCNKAFEDFIGLSKDEIIGKTVYEVTTKELADKYHKKDKELFENPGSQSYEAPVQYADHSRHIVLFKKTTFNDNQSNIAGLIGVMVDITQRKLAENALRESEEKFRVLADNAPVSIIVYQDNKTLYANEYAVKISEYSKEELYAMNFWDGFHPDDQKMLKDLGQARLHGEKVPNTYEVKYVTKSGNVRYLVISAGNIIYGGKPAVLAILIDVTEDKKVEFKLRRSEERLMMGMDMAKLVYWEYDTESDMFTFDDQFYSLYGTSAQLQGGNKMSSQEYATRFVPPEERTLVGEEVAKALETDDPDFSSTLQHSIIRADGEKRFIIVRIRIAMDENGRKIGTRGVNQDITELVLAEEKLARSESKYKAIFDNIKSAVAVYTAIDNGSDFVFKDFNHAAEKMEEIKREDVIGRTVSEVFPAVVEFGLLEVFQRVWKTGKGEKKPVSIYEDERVSGWRENYVYKLPSGDIVAVYDDLTEIKQYEEELEQNQNRLRSLVRILQYRSESVQDFLDYALEEALKLTESKLGYIYYYHEDRKEFILNTWSKEVMGECTLTDKQSVYELDKTGIWGEAVRQKRPIIINDFKVPHPLKKGYPKGHAPLYKFMTIPVISGDEIVAVVGVANKETNYTETDVLQLELLMDAVWKVLDSQRAEEALKKSETRYRAIFENTGTATAISEDNMILSLVNEEFANLTGFSKKKIENKMTWTDFFAEEELPRMNEYHRLRRINPNAAPRTYESILKDRWGNTKDVYMSVTMLPDTKKSLVSVLDITEKKQSRIELKRELKINQSLANIYVPLISPDTTIQDVSISILKESLTLTASEHGFVATIDPENQDLINQTLTRMMPQCEVYDDGKIPEEIRFPIGPDGIYPGLWGYCLNTKKSFFTNDAVNHPSSKGAPDGHINIERFLAVPVIVGEKLVGQLALANPDRDYTDKDVNSIERIAEFFALAIQRKDYEERISKSLDEKDLLLREIHHRVKNNMQIISSILNLQSFAVKDPKLLDILKQNQNRIKSMAMIHEKLYQSKNLVEIDFSEYLESLTADIFYTYSIRTAEIDIDLDIDKKIMLNIETAIPCGLIYSELLSNSIKHAFPNDQGGKIIVEFKRSDDELMLRVSDNGVGLPEEIDFQKTETLGLQLINNLVKQIDGAIKLDKTHGTSFKVKFKELQYKDRMQYD
- a CDS encoding DUF367 family protein yields the protein MPHKIVIYHTEQCDPKKCTTRKLARQRQIRMVSRLNQIPRGALVLDPFSPKSVSPEDHDLVVEKGIVGLDCSWKRIDKSAAMFRGAATHRSLPFLVAANPTNYGKPCILSTAEAVAATLYIVGLKDNAIQIMSHFKWGPHFLELNYELLEAYSQARSSREVVDIQNEFIGG
- a CDS encoding 50S ribosomal protein L40e, which translates into the protein MARFEEAENRIFKIKICLKCNARNPPTAKTCRKCGYKGLRYKAKEPRG
- a CDS encoding geranylgeranylglyceryl/heptaprenylglyceryl phosphate synthase, with amino-acid sequence MMKVEEYLKESLKKGKVHLTLLDPEEQNPQKALEIAIEAVAGGTDGIMLGGSTTDSQDLDETAKILQENLDVPIILFPGNTTGVSGYADAILFMSLLNSNNPYWIIGAQALGAPKVKKTGIETIPMGYVIVQPGGTAGWVGDAKLIPRNKPDIATAYAMAAEFMGMRFFYLEAGSGAEQIIPGEMIQKVKMFTNHVVIVGGGIRTGDDAKRVAQAGADIIVTGTVVENTSNIREKIAEIVEGIKSI
- a CDS encoding DUF169 domain-containing protein; the encoded protein is MCDSNGYDFIADKLKENLGLEKSPVAIKFVLREKDIPEGVQKVDEALRHCELVQKASQGDVFYATAEEQKCKGGAAALGLMETPEKIKTGEFYYELGRFSGLGSAKKTMESIPKIDPIMYALVYAPLGKADFDPDVIVLIVNPAQAMKLSQALVYTMGGRVEVDFAGIQSICADAVAGPFTRRQPNITLGCSGSRGYAGIKDEEVIVGLTGENIGCVVNALENMS
- a CDS encoding NTP transferase domain-containing protein, which produces MKGVSCIITAAGKNRRMREDLQNKGMEIRHKLLLEINADPIINFTVKKALQTDLNECIVVLGHFMEELYPALNDIQDSRLRIIENPEVDVELSQTLLNGVVNSKYDYCLCLAGDQPTVTKKTMQNLMNHLLNSPEGENTISILSRGKTGYLDNALGLGMPFACHSSLLKHYLQDEEDNLNPILRRMVSDGVSLYAIPEQNELELVNINRYDDYLNVLKMLKKMIRQ
- a CDS encoding Mur ligase family protein — its product is MDVSVVGLGVEGINAVESLLNHGYKVYASDISLNIELNPDEGLDVDLGFHDFGKIEKTDALVLSPGLWNKPVFQKLKSDKKLLSDVITSHRSLFTIGVTGTNGKTTTTMMIASILQRAGMKVLIGGNAGGGFKGYTEVILEASSDNYDILLVEVCDMTLDFCNYTFDFDLVVVTNVGRDHLEFHQSLENYLQSLGEFVECKKVVLNYTTEKLGQLSDKATETHFFSKIPYKLNLFGDFNRENAAAASKTAKIVGISDETIETALKEFSVLPGRATIIDLPHSRIVVGKTDNADATAAVLNEAEFQVIILGTPRKGEICRLEIFREASKTNSKIIAIFPGLDDTRDDVRKILEEEKYPGTIHNLSNVEDVVKFALKCSERYPNVFIGGNGQRKIIEITESLKEAISAK